The window TCGGCCTTTCCGGCAGGAAGTCTCGCGGGCTGCATCCGAAGATGACCGCAAGGCTGTTAAGCTGGTCAAGGCTGTACTTGCTCACGTGCCTCGGGCTCTCTATCTGGCCGATGAACGCGTCGGACAGGTCGAGCATCGCGCCGAGCCGCGCCTGGCTGATCCCGCGCGCCGTGCGCAGGCGCTTGATCTCGCCGATCACGTATAGGTCTATCTCGCTCTTGGGCTGTCCGCGCATGGGGGCAAGTAAGCGAAGCGGCGCAACAATTTCACCAAGAAATACTTGGTATTTTCATTTCGGTTCCGTACCTTGGCTGGAAAGCTTAGCCCCTCGCAACCATGAAGAGAAACCCTACCCCCAAGCGGGCCCTCGCCCTCGCGGCGCTCCTGTGCCTGTCGTCACTGTCCTGCCAAAAGAAGTACTGCTGGAAGTGCGCGGCCTTCCAGTACCGTGGCTACACCCCGAAAGACCCCTCCGTCCCGTTCCACAAGCCCACGGAGCAGTGGGACACGACGAGGTACGAGGTGTGCGACAAGACGGCCGTCGAGATCAAGGACGAGACGAACCAGTCGGTGAACACGAACAAGCTGGAAGGGCAGTACTTCGTGCACTACACGCTGAAAAAGGAGTGCGGGAGGTAGCACGCGGGCCGCAAACTACGCCAGCTAACCCCTATATTCGCACCATGAGTGGCACAAGTAAGGAAACCAAAGACAGGACGAAGCGGCTGCTTTCGGCGCGGCTGAAAGCACTGCGCGCGGAGCGAAACATGACGCAGGCGGCGCTGTCCGCATCGTCGGGCGTGAGCGTCGGGCAGATACGAAAAATGGAGGCGGGGAGCTCGGATTCCACGATGAGGACTGTCGAAAGGCTGTCCGAGGCGCTCGGCATTCTGCCGAACGAGTTCCTGTCGGGTTTTGGCGCGCCAGCCGACGAGGCCCAATAAAAAAGCATGTCGCAAGTCCCACGGTCGGGCGTCTCGCCCGCTTTGTGGCGGGTTACTCATAACCTATTCGGAAATGGTCTTGTCCTGTAACTCACTACAATACGATAGCAACTATGGCATGTGGAAAAATAGTACCGGCATTTCACGGTCGACCCTTAAATACGCAACGTCCTAATTTTACCAAACGGAAATACCGGAGTCTTTAAAACACTGTTGATAAGCGCGGGAGCGCAGTAAAAAGCGTCCTCATGCGAGATAGGAGCTGTCCTACCATCCAATAGGCTGTGTCACCGAGTTCATTCTTTGGCCAGAGCGGGGTGCGGAAACGTTTACCCGTTAAATGAGGAGTTTACTAATAGTTAACTATTGCCTGAAAGTGACATTAACTTTCGTATCTTTGACATTCAAGCAGGCACCTCGCCTGCATTGTGATAAGGTTTAGGTTTACAAGGGCCGGGTGCGAGACTTCGGCCCTTGTTATTTAATAGTAGCTTTTGCAGAAAGCACTTTATGGTAAAGCCCTCGATAACAATATCAAGGGCTTTAGACTTTATTTAAAGCATAAATTGCCAAAACTAACTAAAAATCGTTCTTAGTTTTTTAAATGTCTCAAAATCCGTCTTAAGTTCCTGTAATGTAGGCTCGTTGTGTATTTCCATCGGATTGCTATGGCCTTTTATATATCCGCAGCAACGTTCAAATAGCTCGTTTAATTGCTCTTTATTGCTATCGAGGAGTTGACCGTTAATCTTAATAAATTGCGTTAACGCTACATTTTTTTGATAACGCCTAACAGTGTTGTTCAATATTTCATTTTCGACGCAAAGTTCAATAGCTGATCGTAAGTAGCCATATCCATCTTCCGCCATTTCGGCTTCAGGACGACTTTTTGCGCTACTCAACAAGATATTTATTTTTCCGATATATGATTTGACTGAATTTACCTCTTCAGCATTGGATATAATTCCAGTCTCCTCATGTTCATTTCGTGAGTTGTAAAACGTTAAATCTATTCCTTTGTATTGTGGCTTATCACGGAAATAAAACAGGCTATTAAATAAGAGTATACTGTGGGTAAATATGATTACCTGACGATCTTTGGATAGCGCTATTGCCCGCCTTGAATAATCATCAATCAAATGATGGTCGAGACTATTAACAGGATCATCAAAAATCACCGTGGATTTTGAGTTATCAAGCTGTAATTCAGTAAGAAATTCTGACAGGGCAATTGCTTTTTGTTCGCCTTCGCTTAAAATTTCAGTTAACAAATGAGACTTAACACGCTGTTGCACTTTAGAGTTGCCTCTATCTGTCGCAAAATTCAAATCAATGTTAAGATGTGATTTTCTGAACGCCGCTAATTCAGTTTTGAAAATGGCATTAAAATTCTGCCTTACCAACTCTTCTCTTGCTTCTGTCGTTTTGATGCTAATAGATCGCGTGTTGAAAGCATTTTGATTTTTGTTTAGGATGTCTATTTTTTTTAGATTTTCTATCGTAGTTGTAATATTAGTTAAATGATCAGTCAGGATCTTTCTATCTTTCAGTTCATTAATTTCTATAGTAATTTGGCGCTCTTTTGTTGCAATATTAGCTAAATCACTTTCTCTGCTGTTAAGTTCTTTAGCCAGAGCTTGCTTCTTTTCCTCGAATGCAGTTAGGAGAGTTGAATACTTAAGGGGTAAATCTCCATTTGGGATATTATCATCAGTAACAGCTTTTTTTAATGAGGACAAGGTATTATTGTATTCTATTAGTTCTTGCGGTTGTTTGATAGTGCCTTCGTCATCATA is drawn from Mucilaginibacter ginsenosidivorax and contains these coding sequences:
- a CDS encoding helix-turn-helix domain-containing protein — translated: MRGQPKSEIDLYVIGEIKRLRTARGISQARLGAMLDLSDAFIGQIESPRHVSKYSLDQLNSLAVIFGCSPRDFLPERPIASK
- a CDS encoding helix-turn-helix domain-containing protein → MSGTSKETKDRTKRLLSARLKALRAERNMTQAALSASSGVSVGQIRKMEAGSSDSTMRTVERLSEALGILPNEFLSGFGAPADEAQ